In Helicobacter mastomyrinus, the sequence AACAAAATCATTTAAAGAGAAACAATGAAACACAAAGTTGTAATGAGCCTTTTGCTTATGCTTGGATTATAAAGCGGAATAGAACCTAGAATCTGTGTTTTGATGAACAAGTTAGTCCCCATCCTTTTTACTTAGAGAACTACAAGAAGCCTATAATGCTTGTATTTGCCTGAGAGTATTCTTTATGATAGAATCTCATATAAGGGAACCATAAACGCAGTGTTAAGTATCAATGAATCGATACCAAAAGCACACATAGAGTTTCAAAATTTTACAAATGAGATAATGAATATAATGTCGAAATAGAATAGAGGCAAAAGCTTTACAAATTGACAATTTAAGGATAAAAATGATTGGATACAATCCCGATTTTTAGACAAAACAAGCTTTTTAAGCAAAGTCTAAAGCGATAATTTACTAGACATAGGTGCAGATATAAACTTAAACGAGTTGATTACAAATATAGGAAATCATAAATCCATTGCCTATAAGTTATGCTTTGATTTTGTCTATACTTCCGCTATTATCGAGGGAATATCTATACAAGAGGAGAGGCGGAGACATTATTTGAAACACACCTCCCAATAAGCTCAAAGAGTGTAGATGATCAAATGCTACTCAACATCAAATCCGCCCTTGATTATATCCTGCAAGAAAAGCTTATCATTACAAAGCACAGCATAAGAGAAATACATCAATTTTTATCTCAAGGATTATTGCCAAAAAAGGCACAAGGCAGTGTAAGAGAGTTAGCTGTAGCAAGGCGATAGATAACCTCATAAAGACAAACAATGAAACACAATACAAAAAGCAAAATCGACTAAATACAAAATTAGGATCTAGCCAAAAGGCAAAAGCGTTTATGCACACTGCTTCAAATACCAAAGATACAGAAGATTCATTACGCGATAGAAAGAACTTTACATTCTATCTAAGTCAAAGCCTTTGATTGCAAATAGAGCCATTCCTTGGATGATTTGTTTTTTTGGGGGGGGGGACAAGGGAGCAAAACACAAAATGCGCAAAGTGCATCGCTTTTTCAACAATAACTTTTAAAATAAATGAGATGTGATAAAAACTTCTTGCTTTGCAATGTAAATTTTGCAAAGCAGATAAAAACACAATGCCTAGAAAACTATTTGAAAAAAGGCATATCACTCTCTATAAAACAAAATCCGCACAATGCAAAGATACACAATATGCTAATCTGGTTTCATTCACTCAAATGATTGTAAACATTAACGGCACATTACTTATAAGAAAAGAAATAAAAGGCTAAGTCATAATACGAGAACATAGCCCAACTAGATTATATATTAAGCACCTTAACACTCAAGCACGCGGGGATTTCCTCAAGCTGCTTGATAGCTACTTCAGGTAGTTGTGAATCTACAAGTATAACCGCCATTGCTTCTTTATTTTGACGTGCGAGACGAAAATCAGCAATATTCACTTGATGATTCCCTAATGTGCTACCCACAAGCCCAATCACACCCGGCACATCGGTATTTCTAAAGAATATGATTCTACCCTTTGGCTCAATATCAAATTGAAAATGATTTATCGAAGTAAGGCGCAGATGTCTATCTTCAAAAACCGTCCCACTTAAGCTAATACTCTCATTTTGTGTGCTTAAAGTGATATGGATATGATTCTTATAGGTATCACTTACTTGCTTTATGGAAGTTTTCACCTCTATGCCTCGCTCTTTAGCGACAAAAGGTGCATTTACATAATTAATCTTATCGCCCAAACTCGCATTGAGCGCACCCACAAGCGCAAAAGTTTTAAGAGAATCCACATAAGCGCCAATCTCGCCTTGCGCTTCTATATGAATGGAGGTAATCACGCCCTTATTTGCCTGTACAGCCAAAAATCCTAGTTTTTGCATTAATTCAAGATAAGGCTTTACCACACTTGGCAATTCGGATTCTTTCACGGGGAGATTGAGGGCGTTAGCATAGCTTGAGCCACGAGCAGCCTCGATAGCCGCCTGCGCAGCTTGAATGGCGATTTGCTCTTGAGATTCTAATGTATTTGCCCCGATGTGCGGCGTTACATAGACATTTGGCAAATCAAGCAGCGCATCATCAATAGCTGGCTCTTTATTAAACACATCAATCCCTGCCCACTTGATTTTGCCACTTTGAAGCCCATCATATAAGTCTTTTTCATTATACAAACCCCCACGTGCGCAGTTAATAAGTATCACGCCATCTTTCATTTTAGCAATCTCTTTAGCGGTAATCATATCCTTTGTTTCAGTGTTTTTAGGCGTGTGAATCGTAATAATATCGCAAGAGAGAATCTCATCAAAATTGCTTGTGTAGGCGATTTCTAAATCTGTCGCCTTAGATGGCAGGATATAAGGGTCATAGACTAATACGTCCATTTCAAAAGCTTTAGCGCGGATTCCCACGCGTGAGCCGATATTACCAAAGCCAATAATACCAAGCTTTTTACCCTTTAGCTCAATGCCATACCAATCTTCACGTTTCCATTTACGCTCATTTTTGAGTTGTGCATTTGCACTGGGGAAATTCCGCACGGCATTGATAAGATGTGCCATTGTAAGCTCAACTGCGGCAATAGTATTGGCTGTGGGGACATTCATCACTACAATACCCTTGCGAGAGCAGCCATCAATATCGACATTATCTACGCCCACGCCTGCACGCACTACCGCACGTATTTGGCCTGAAGATTCTAAGAATCTCTCATCGACATTGGTCGAGCTTCGCGTAATCACCACATCGGCATTAGCGATTTTACTAAGCAATTCATCTTTAGGTAAGGAAGCGAGATTCTCCATTTCTATATCATTTTGCGCTCTAAGCAAGTCTAAGCCGCTTTGATGAATGTGGTCGCATACGATGACTTTGTATTTCATATCTTCTCCTTTTTGTAATTTATTGCACACTAAATTGCAAACGATAATATTTCAAATCTGCTAAAAGCTTCTCATACATTGCCTCATCATCAACAAATACCATAAGCTTTAACACATCACCTAACCTGTAATATGCTGTTTCAATATTATTTTGTGCTAAGACCTGTTTCACACAGGCAAACTTATATTCATCAAGCCCATCAATACTAATAGTTGATGGAGCTATGGGCTTAGAATCTTCAGTGAGAAAGTCAAATTGCACACTAAGCTCTGTTGCTGGATAAGCATAGGGTAACTCATTGCTATCAGGGACAAAGCTGAGCCAAGTTTCCTCTTTATGCTCTACCGCCCCATTGATTTGGGGAATCTCCATAGGCTGAATATGGAATGGAGGTGCATTTGATATTCTATCCATATAAATCACACCATAAATTGCTCCACCTATCACTACCAAAAGCCCTGCAAGAAATATGAGCTTTTTCATTATTTATTAATATTCTCCTATAAGCGATTTTTAAGCTTATCACCAAGCGTCATTTTTTCTTCAGTATTAAAAGATTTAAGAGTTTCTTTTTCCTTTTGGCGCTCTAGCCTCCTAATAGAAGCTCTTATCTTATTGTTTTCCTCATCGATATGAGCTATCACGCATTCAATGTCATCACCTACTTTTATTTCTTCTTTTTTGAGTGGATAAACATCTTCATTGCGAATAAGTGCCTCCATCTCATCGATTTTAACAAAAATGCCAAAATCTTTTATATCTATCACCTTGCTATGCACCACATCATCAACTTTATGCATTTTTGCAAATTCTTTTGCAGGAGATTGCTTAAGCACTTTGTGTGATAGAGAAATTCGTTCGTTTTCTCTATCAACTTTGATGATTTTTACCTCTATTTCATCACCTATTTTAAAACCATCTTTACATTTAAGATTTTTATTCCAATACGCATCTTCATTATGGAGTAGTCCATCAACCCCGCCAAGATTCACAAATGCTCCAAAATCTGTTAAAGTAGCTATCTTACCCCTAACAACACTACCAACTTGATGTGTTTTAGCAAAATGCGCAAATGGTTTGTCAAGCAACTTTTTTAATGATACACGCAATTTTTTATTCCGTGTATCAATCTCTATAATCTCTACATCAATCTCCTGCCCTACGCTCAAATAATGTGAGGGGTGCTTGATATTTTTATCCCAAGAGATTTCTGAAATATGTAAGAATCCCTCAATATCATTGCCCAAATCTACAAAAGCCCCAT encodes:
- the serA gene encoding phosphoglycerate dehydrogenase, with product MKYKVIVCDHIHQSGLDLLRAQNDIEMENLASLPKDELLSKIANADVVITRSSTNVDERFLESSGQIRAVVRAGVGVDNVDIDGCSRKGIVVMNVPTANTIAAVELTMAHLINAVRNFPSANAQLKNERKWKREDWYGIELKGKKLGIIGFGNIGSRVGIRAKAFEMDVLVYDPYILPSKATDLEIAYTSNFDEILSCDIITIHTPKNTETKDMITAKEIAKMKDGVILINCARGGLYNEKDLYDGLQSGKIKWAGIDVFNKEPAIDDALLDLPNVYVTPHIGANTLESQEQIAIQAAQAAIEAARGSSYANALNLPVKESELPSVVKPYLELMQKLGFLAVQANKGVITSIHIEAQGEIGAYVDSLKTFALVGALNASLGDKINYVNAPFVAKERGIEVKTSIKQVSDTYKNHIHITLSTQNESISLSGTVFEDRHLRLTSINHFQFDIEPKGRIIFFRNTDVPGVIGLVGSTLGNHQVNIADFRLARQNKEAMAVILVDSQLPEVAIKQLEEIPACLSVKVLNI